A single genomic interval of Portunus trituberculatus isolate SZX2019 chromosome 41, ASM1759143v1, whole genome shotgun sequence harbors:
- the LOC123517112 gene encoding inhibitor of growth protein 4-like isoform X4 — protein sequence MATGLHLEQYLESLENLPTELQRNFYLMRDLDQRSQDVMRNIDQVDKHIRRLDSDLAKFEAEIKEKALNNNKKEEETNSKKRRKKKEEKGKNKRKGTQSDDGEAVPKTGRKKKKKLETDSAIVSVIPCLSIAHPSDVLDMPVDPNEPTYCLCHQVSYGEMIACDKMDCPIEWFHFACVGLTTKPKGKWYCPKCSTERKKK from the exons ATGGCGACTGGCCTGCATCTCGAGCAATATCTAGAAA GTTTAGAAAACCTACCCACAGAGCTACAGCGAAACTTTTATTTGATGCGAGACCTGGACCAGCGGTCACAAGATGTTATGCGTAATATTGACCAG GTGGATAAACACATCCGTAGATTAGACTCTGACTTAGCCAAATTTGAGGCAGAAATCAAGGAGAAAGCACTGAACaacaataagaaggaggaagaaactaatagtaaaaaaa ggagaaagaaaaaagaagaaaaaggcaaaaacaaaagaaaagggacTCAGTCTGATGATGGTGAAGCAGTTCCCAAAACTGGtcgcaagaagaaaaagaaattggaaaCGGACTCGGCAATCGTCTCAGTGATACCGTGTCTCTCCATTGCCCACCCTTCAGATGTGCTGGACATGCCTGTTGACCCTAATGAGCCAACTTATTGCCTATGTCATCAAGTGTCCTATGGAGAGATGATTGCATGTGATAAGATGGAT TGTCCCATCGAATGGTTTCACTTTGCCTGTGTTGGCCTCACTACCAAGCCAAAAGGAAAATGGTATTGTCCAAAGTGTTCcactgagaggaaaaagaaatag
- the LOC123517112 gene encoding inhibitor of growth protein 4-like isoform X2 produces MYSGAWCGCRPRTRQLSGRLGRGTCGGRQPASRSADFSCERVCCCYSGTSVTVTTQVGFVCGNPITPQSLRTMESLENLPTELQRNFYLMRDLDQRSQDVMRNIDQVDKHIRRLDSDLAKFEAEIKEKALNNNKKEEETNSKKRRKKKEEKGKNKRKGTQSDDGEAVPKTGRKKKKKLETDSAIVSVIPCLSIAHPSDVLDMPVDPNEPTYCLCHQVSYGEMIACDKMDCPIEWFHFACVGLTTKPKGKWYCPKCSTERKKK; encoded by the exons ATGTACTCGGGTGCGTGGTGTGGGTGCAGGCCACGCACACGGCAGCTGTCGGGCAGGCTGGGGCGGGGAACGTGTGGgggccgccagccagccagtaggTCTGCTGATTTTTCCTGTGAGCGtgtgtgctgctgctactccggGACTTCAGTCACTGTTACCACACAAGTTGGGTTTGTTTGTGGGAACCCTATTACGCCTCAGTCCTTAAGAACAATGGAAA GTTTAGAAAACCTACCCACAGAGCTACAGCGAAACTTTTATTTGATGCGAGACCTGGACCAGCGGTCACAAGATGTTATGCGTAATATTGACCAG GTGGATAAACACATCCGTAGATTAGACTCTGACTTAGCCAAATTTGAGGCAGAAATCAAGGAGAAAGCACTGAACaacaataagaaggaggaagaaactaatagtaaaaaaa ggagaaagaaaaaagaagaaaaaggcaaaaacaaaagaaaagggacTCAGTCTGATGATGGTGAAGCAGTTCCCAAAACTGGtcgcaagaagaaaaagaaattggaaaCGGACTCGGCAATCGTCTCAGTGATACCGTGTCTCTCCATTGCCCACCCTTCAGATGTGCTGGACATGCCTGTTGACCCTAATGAGCCAACTTATTGCCTATGTCATCAAGTGTCCTATGGAGAGATGATTGCATGTGATAAGATGGAT TGTCCCATCGAATGGTTTCACTTTGCCTGTGTTGGCCTCACTACCAAGCCAAAAGGAAAATGGTATTGTCCAAAGTGTTCcactgagaggaaaaagaaatag
- the LOC123517112 gene encoding inhibitor of growth protein 4-like isoform X1, which translates to MYSGAWCGCRPRTRQLSGRLGRGTCGGRQPASRSADFSCERVCCCYSGTSVTVTTQVGFVCGNPITPQSLRTMESLENLPTELQRNFYLMRDLDQRSQDVMRNIDQISDEYLTTVKSLSPEKRSEQMSKIQKMFNRAKEYSDDKVQLAIQTYELVDKHIRRLDSDLAKFEAEIKEKALNNNKKEEETNSKKRRKKKEEKGKNKRKGTQSDDGEAVPKTGRKKKKKLETDSAIVSVIPCLSIAHPSDVLDMPVDPNEPTYCLCHQVSYGEMIACDKMDCPIEWFHFACVGLTTKPKGKWYCPKCSTERKKK; encoded by the exons ATGTACTCGGGTGCGTGGTGTGGGTGCAGGCCACGCACACGGCAGCTGTCGGGCAGGCTGGGGCGGGGAACGTGTGGgggccgccagccagccagtaggTCTGCTGATTTTTCCTGTGAGCGtgtgtgctgctgctactccggGACTTCAGTCACTGTTACCACACAAGTTGGGTTTGTTTGTGGGAACCCTATTACGCCTCAGTCCTTAAGAACAATGGAAA GTTTAGAAAACCTACCCACAGAGCTACAGCGAAACTTTTATTTGATGCGAGACCTGGACCAGCGGTCACAAGATGTTATGCGTAATATTGACCAG ATTTCAGATGAGTATCTGACAACAGTTAAAAGCTTGAGTCCTGAGAAAAGATCAGAGCAGATGAGCAAGATCCAAAAGATGTTTAACAGGGCAAAAGAGTACAGTGATGACAAAGTTCAGCTTGCTATTCAGACTTATGAATTG GTGGATAAACACATCCGTAGATTAGACTCTGACTTAGCCAAATTTGAGGCAGAAATCAAGGAGAAAGCACTGAACaacaataagaaggaggaagaaactaatagtaaaaaaa ggagaaagaaaaaagaagaaaaaggcaaaaacaaaagaaaagggacTCAGTCTGATGATGGTGAAGCAGTTCCCAAAACTGGtcgcaagaagaaaaagaaattggaaaCGGACTCGGCAATCGTCTCAGTGATACCGTGTCTCTCCATTGCCCACCCTTCAGATGTGCTGGACATGCCTGTTGACCCTAATGAGCCAACTTATTGCCTATGTCATCAAGTGTCCTATGGAGAGATGATTGCATGTGATAAGATGGAT TGTCCCATCGAATGGTTTCACTTTGCCTGTGTTGGCCTCACTACCAAGCCAAAAGGAAAATGGTATTGTCCAAAGTGTTCcactgagaggaaaaagaaatag
- the LOC123517112 gene encoding inhibitor of growth protein 4-like isoform X3, which translates to MATGLHLEQYLESLENLPTELQRNFYLMRDLDQRSQDVMRNIDQISDEYLTTVKSLSPEKRSEQMSKIQKMFNRAKEYSDDKVQLAIQTYELVDKHIRRLDSDLAKFEAEIKEKALNNNKKEEETNSKKRRKKKEEKGKNKRKGTQSDDGEAVPKTGRKKKKKLETDSAIVSVIPCLSIAHPSDVLDMPVDPNEPTYCLCHQVSYGEMIACDKMDCPIEWFHFACVGLTTKPKGKWYCPKCSTERKKK; encoded by the exons ATGGCGACTGGCCTGCATCTCGAGCAATATCTAGAAA GTTTAGAAAACCTACCCACAGAGCTACAGCGAAACTTTTATTTGATGCGAGACCTGGACCAGCGGTCACAAGATGTTATGCGTAATATTGACCAG ATTTCAGATGAGTATCTGACAACAGTTAAAAGCTTGAGTCCTGAGAAAAGATCAGAGCAGATGAGCAAGATCCAAAAGATGTTTAACAGGGCAAAAGAGTACAGTGATGACAAAGTTCAGCTTGCTATTCAGACTTATGAATTG GTGGATAAACACATCCGTAGATTAGACTCTGACTTAGCCAAATTTGAGGCAGAAATCAAGGAGAAAGCACTGAACaacaataagaaggaggaagaaactaatagtaaaaaaa ggagaaagaaaaaagaagaaaaaggcaaaaacaaaagaaaagggacTCAGTCTGATGATGGTGAAGCAGTTCCCAAAACTGGtcgcaagaagaaaaagaaattggaaaCGGACTCGGCAATCGTCTCAGTGATACCGTGTCTCTCCATTGCCCACCCTTCAGATGTGCTGGACATGCCTGTTGACCCTAATGAGCCAACTTATTGCCTATGTCATCAAGTGTCCTATGGAGAGATGATTGCATGTGATAAGATGGAT TGTCCCATCGAATGGTTTCACTTTGCCTGTGTTGGCCTCACTACCAAGCCAAAAGGAAAATGGTATTGTCCAAAGTGTTCcactgagaggaaaaagaaatag